In Ruminiclostridium papyrosolvens DSM 2782, the following proteins share a genomic window:
- a CDS encoding aminopeptidase, whose translation MNDPRIEKLAFNLINYSCELKQGEKILIENIGNEVPLSRALIREAYKVGAIPYLTIKNPELERVLLEQCKEEQVKDMARYELARMKDMDAYIGIRSGDNVSEKASVPSDKMKIYMSLFSKPVHSEQRVEHTRWCVMRYPTHSMAQLSNTPTEYFEDFYFNVCNLDYKKMSKAMDPLVKLMESTDKVRITGKGTDLTFSIKGLPAIKCDGKMNIPDGEVFTAPVKDSVNGVISYNCPAVYQGVTFENICLEFKDGKIIKATSNDTERINEIFDTDEAARYVGEFAIGVNPFIETPMKDTLFDEKIRGSIHFTPGSCYDECPNGNKSSIHWDLVFIQRPEYGGGEIWFDDKLIRKDGLFVPEELQGLNPDNLK comes from the coding sequence ATGAACGATCCACGTATAGAAAAACTGGCATTTAATTTGATTAACTACTCATGTGAACTAAAGCAAGGCGAGAAAATCCTTATTGAGAATATCGGTAATGAGGTTCCGTTATCAAGAGCCTTAATCCGTGAAGCATACAAGGTGGGAGCAATTCCATACCTTACAATAAAGAATCCGGAATTGGAAAGAGTACTCCTTGAACAGTGTAAAGAAGAACAAGTAAAGGATATGGCCCGCTATGAATTGGCAAGGATGAAAGACATGGATGCTTACATCGGCATCAGGTCAGGGGATAACGTAAGCGAAAAGGCTTCCGTTCCCTCTGATAAGATGAAAATATACATGTCACTGTTTTCAAAGCCTGTACATTCGGAACAGCGTGTAGAACACACAAGATGGTGTGTAATGAGATATCCTACCCACTCAATGGCACAGCTTTCTAATACTCCAACTGAATATTTTGAAGATTTTTACTTTAATGTATGCAATTTGGATTATAAAAAAATGTCAAAGGCTATGGACCCACTTGTAAAACTAATGGAGTCTACCGACAAGGTAAGAATTACAGGGAAAGGGACAGATCTGACCTTCTCCATTAAAGGACTGCCTGCAATAAAGTGTGACGGCAAAATGAATATTCCTGACGGAGAGGTATTTACTGCCCCCGTAAAGGATTCTGTAAATGGTGTAATATCCTACAACTGCCCTGCGGTATATCAGGGAGTAACTTTTGAGAATATATGTCTTGAGTTCAAGGATGGAAAGATTATTAAAGCTACATCAAACGATACCGAGCGTATCAACGAAATATTTGATACTGATGAAGCAGCAAGATACGTAGGGGAGTTTGCAATAGGCGTTAATCCTTTCATTGAAACTCCTATGAAGGACACACTCTTTGATGAAAAGATAAGAGGAAGTATTCATTTTACACCCGGCAGCTGTTACGATGAGTGCCCAAATGGAAATAAGTCTTCAATACACTGGGATCTTGTGTTTATTCAAAGGCCTGAATATGGCGGGGGAGAAATATGGTTTGATGATAAACTCATTAGAAAAGACGGACTCTTTGTACCGGAAGAACTACAGGGACTAAATCCTGATAATTTGAAATAG
- a CDS encoding sensor histidine kinase: MGIAIIESLIGLACTTILGKPMSDLIHNTELLLGLGVIAKLIQSTIVLILYKSHEGFSWLKDGNPYQSRYKQTLIMIFAVLFFMIGTNIYISRDPQNLLLYNIFTFVIYIVLIISMLSAFREGSKLEILHYANELKKENVFQLISFNEMVAKERHEYKNHLNTIYGLCTLNRPDLSEKVKQYINNYANNSETTNINVGSGNDFVDAIISVKYNNALKKDIEVLADFEEPLSNAVIDEDTAVTVISNIIDNAYESILGIDREKKFIRLETYIDNDIYHMSICNNGPMIPEAIIKKIFSAGYSTKENSSKKRGFGLSIVQAQLDKCGGNIHIDSSEEITEFLITLKVKNQVN, from the coding sequence TTGGGAATAGCTATTATAGAAAGTCTCATTGGTCTGGCATGTACGACCATCTTAGGTAAGCCAATGTCAGATTTGATTCACAACACAGAATTACTGTTAGGTTTAGGTGTTATAGCAAAGCTGATTCAAAGTACTATTGTATTAATATTATACAAGTCCCACGAAGGATTTTCCTGGTTGAAGGACGGAAATCCCTATCAGTCCAGATACAAGCAAACTCTTATAATGATTTTTGCAGTACTGTTCTTTATGATAGGAACAAATATTTATATTTCCAGAGACCCTCAAAATCTACTTCTATATAATATTTTTACCTTTGTTATATACATAGTTCTAATTATTTCAATGCTCTCTGCCTTTCGAGAAGGTTCAAAGCTTGAAATTCTCCATTATGCAAATGAGCTTAAAAAAGAAAACGTATTTCAGTTGATTTCATTTAACGAAATGGTGGCTAAAGAAAGGCATGAATATAAGAACCATTTAAATACTATATACGGTCTTTGTACCTTAAACAGACCTGATTTAAGTGAAAAGGTCAAGCAATATATAAACAATTATGCAAACAACAGCGAGACCACGAATATAAACGTAGGTTCAGGTAACGACTTTGTTGACGCTATTATCAGTGTAAAATATAATAATGCTCTAAAGAAAGATATAGAAGTTCTTGCAGACTTTGAAGAACCTTTATCAAATGCAGTAATAGATGAAGATACCGCTGTTACTGTTATATCAAATATAATAGATAATGCTTATGAATCTATCTTAGGAATAGATAGGGAAAAAAAGTTTATTCGTCTTGAAACGTATATCGACAATGATATTTACCATATGTCTATCTGCAACAACGGCCCCATGATTCCCGAAGCAATTATCAAGAAAATATTCAGTGCAGGTTATTCTACTAAAGAGAATTCCTCCAAAAAAAGAGGCTTCGGACTTAGTATAGTACAAGCACAGTTAGATAAATGCGGAGGCAATATCCATATTGACAGCAGCGAAGAAATCACAGAATTTCTCATAACTCTTAAAGTAAAGAATCAAGTAAACTAA
- the leuS gene encoding leucine--tRNA ligase codes for MPYSADIDSKWQKKWEETGIYKFNPENTDKKLYCLEMFSYPSGANLHVGHWYNYGLTDSWARMKRMQGYNVFHPMGFDAFGLPAENYAIKTGIHPQDSTLKNIETMEGQLKEMGATFDWDYEIKTCMPDYYKWTQWLFLQLYKKGLAYRKNAPVNWCPKCNTVLANEQVVDGCCERCDTEVTKRDLTQWFFKITNYAQELLDKLDTIDWPEKTKKIQTNWIGRSEGAEIAFKVADTDIEFQVFTTRADTLYGVTYVVLAPENPIVEKITKLEYAEAVEKYKNDTKKQTEIERLSTTKEKTGVFTGSYAIHPISGEKVPVWIADYVLASYGTGCVMAVPSHDERDFEFAKKYDLPIKRVIKSVDGSNDELPYCEYGVLVNSAEFDGVPSAEARTAIIKKLETDGKGSLKINYRLRDWLVSRQRYWGAPIPIVYCEHCGEVAVPEEQLPVALPYNVEFKPDGESPLKKSDEFINTVCPKCGAPAKRDPDTLDTFVCSSWYYLRYPDSQNNDKPFDTEWINKMLPVDKYVGGAEHAAMHLLYARFITKALRDLGFLNFDEPFLSLVHQGTILGPDGNRMSKSRGNTISPDDYVRKYGSDIFRMYLGFGFNYVDGGPWSDDGIKAISRFASRIERLVESLAEQKSKASRTDMDKDDKELNYVRHTAIKGVTQDTDRFQFNTSISRCMELVNALYKYDAEVKTKNIKLFEETIKDLVKLVSPFAPHFAEEMWEQLGFEYSVFNQNWPEFDEKALVKDTIELAVQINGTVRGKIEVAADADNSEAEAVALADEKIKPFLDGKEIKKVIVVKGRLVNIVAK; via the coding sequence ATGCCATACTCTGCAGATATAGATAGCAAGTGGCAAAAAAAGTGGGAAGAAACAGGTATCTACAAGTTCAACCCCGAAAATACAGACAAGAAACTATACTGTCTGGAGATGTTTTCTTACCCATCAGGGGCCAATCTTCATGTAGGTCATTGGTACAATTACGGTTTGACTGATTCTTGGGCCAGAATGAAAAGAATGCAGGGATATAACGTGTTCCACCCTATGGGCTTTGATGCCTTCGGACTTCCTGCAGAAAATTATGCAATAAAAACAGGTATTCATCCACAAGACTCTACTCTTAAAAATATCGAGACAATGGAAGGCCAGCTCAAGGAAATGGGCGCTACCTTTGATTGGGATTATGAAATAAAAACCTGCATGCCGGACTATTACAAATGGACACAGTGGTTGTTCCTTCAACTGTATAAGAAAGGTCTTGCCTACAGGAAAAATGCACCTGTTAACTGGTGTCCGAAATGCAATACCGTTCTTGCAAATGAGCAGGTGGTTGACGGATGCTGTGAAAGGTGTGACACAGAGGTAACAAAGCGCGACCTTACTCAGTGGTTCTTTAAAATAACCAATTATGCTCAGGAACTTCTGGACAAGCTGGATACCATTGATTGGCCTGAAAAAACAAAAAAAATACAGACCAACTGGATAGGACGTTCAGAAGGCGCTGAAATAGCCTTCAAGGTTGCAGACACTGATATTGAATTTCAGGTCTTTACCACCAGAGCTGATACCCTTTATGGTGTAACATATGTTGTTCTGGCTCCTGAAAATCCCATAGTTGAAAAAATAACAAAACTTGAATATGCAGAAGCTGTTGAAAAGTATAAAAATGATACCAAAAAGCAGACTGAAATAGAAAGACTTTCAACAACAAAAGAAAAGACTGGTGTATTCACAGGCAGTTATGCCATTCACCCCATCTCAGGAGAAAAAGTACCTGTATGGATTGCAGACTATGTTCTTGCAAGCTATGGTACAGGATGTGTAATGGCTGTTCCATCACATGATGAACGCGACTTCGAATTTGCAAAAAAATACGACCTGCCTATTAAGAGGGTTATAAAGAGTGTCGATGGCTCAAATGACGAGCTTCCGTACTGTGAGTACGGTGTTCTGGTTAATAGTGCAGAATTTGACGGTGTTCCCTCTGCTGAGGCGAGAACAGCTATAATTAAAAAGCTGGAAACTGACGGCAAAGGAAGTTTGAAGATAAACTACAGACTGAGAGACTGGCTTGTTTCAAGACAAAGGTACTGGGGTGCACCTATTCCTATAGTATATTGTGAGCACTGCGGTGAAGTAGCCGTTCCCGAAGAACAACTTCCTGTGGCTCTTCCTTACAATGTTGAGTTTAAGCCTGACGGAGAATCTCCACTTAAAAAGAGTGATGAATTCATAAATACCGTATGTCCTAAATGTGGTGCTCCCGCAAAGAGGGACCCTGATACACTGGATACATTTGTTTGCTCGTCATGGTACTATCTCAGATATCCTGACAGCCAGAACAATGATAAACCATTTGACACCGAATGGATAAACAAGATGCTTCCCGTTGACAAGTATGTAGGCGGTGCAGAACATGCGGCAATGCATTTGCTCTATGCGAGATTTATAACCAAAGCATTGAGAGATTTGGGCTTCCTCAATTTTGACGAACCCTTCCTGTCACTTGTACATCAGGGTACTATTCTTGGTCCGGATGGAAACAGAATGAGTAAATCCAGAGGAAATACCATTTCACCTGATGATTATGTAAGAAAGTACGGCTCCGATATATTCAGAATGTACCTTGGTTTCGGATTCAATTATGTTGACGGCGGGCCATGGAGCGATGACGGAATAAAAGCTATATCAAGATTCGCAAGCAGAATTGAAAGGCTCGTTGAAAGTCTTGCAGAGCAAAAGTCAAAGGCTTCCAGAACTGATATGGACAAGGATGACAAAGAGCTTAACTATGTCCGTCACACTGCTATAAAAGGTGTTACACAGGATACCGACAGATTCCAGTTCAACACTTCAATATCACGTTGTATGGAACTGGTAAACGCACTTTACAAGTATGACGCAGAAGTTAAAACTAAAAACATAAAGCTTTTTGAGGAAACCATCAAAGATTTAGTAAAGCTTGTATCACCTTTTGCGCCGCACTTTGCAGAAGAGATGTGGGAACAGCTTGGCTTTGAGTATTCTGTATTTAATCAGAATTGGCCTGAATTTGATGAAAAAGCATTAGTTAAAGACACAATAGAGCTGGCAGTCCAGATTAATGGTACAGTCAGGGGCAAAATAGAGGTTGCTGCCGACGCTGACAACAGTGAGGCGGAAGCTGTTGCTTTAGCTGATGAAAAAATAAAGCCGTTCCTTGATGGAAAAGAAATTAAGAAAGTAATAGTAGTAAAAGGAAGACTTGTTAATATAGTTGCTAAATAA
- a CDS encoding accessory gene regulator B family protein, which translates to MNITFYRKLAYKVADSVTRNGQYTETEISNIRYGLVCIFSDLYKTLLYLLIFTVFSLTKEFVLAFIAFLLIRPFLGGYHFKSEFVCIIMSFLTMVIAIFAGKIIIIPFYIQLVLIVLLPILGFLITPVKDKQKKEDRKRTGILTGVITVLLLLSDCFCMPDNIIIWSVIEVYALSVYQLLIIKYLHKM; encoded by the coding sequence ATGAATATTACTTTTTATAGAAAGCTTGCATACAAAGTAGCTGATTCAGTCACAAGGAATGGGCAGTACACAGAGACGGAGATTAGCAATATTCGTTACGGACTGGTATGTATCTTTTCAGATTTGTATAAAACCCTTCTATACTTATTAATATTTACTGTTTTCTCTCTGACAAAGGAATTTGTATTAGCGTTTATTGCTTTTCTTCTGATTCGGCCCTTTCTGGGGGGTTATCATTTCAAAAGCGAGTTTGTATGTATTATAATGTCATTCCTAACCATGGTGATAGCTATATTTGCAGGTAAAATAATTATAATCCCCTTCTACATACAGTTGGTGCTTATTGTATTGCTTCCGATTCTGGGGTTTTTAATTACACCTGTCAAAGACAAACAAAAAAAAGAAGACCGGAAAAGAACAGGGATATTAACAGGAGTAATTACAGTTCTACTTCTACTGTCAGACTGTTTCTGTATGCCCGATAACATAATTATCTGGTCTGTTATAGAAGTTTATGCACTATCTGTATATCAACTACTAATTATCAAATATTTGCATAAAATGTAA
- a CDS encoding DUF6199 family natural product biosynthesis protein: protein MIILGIILTVVGILMLVRPTLVWSITESWKSSDATEPSNLYKLSIRFGGIMCTLAGVGLVIALNL from the coding sequence TTGATTATTCTTGGAATTATACTGACTGTTGTAGGCATTTTAATGTTGGTCCGTCCAACTTTAGTATGGAGCATTACAGAAAGTTGGAAATCGAGTGATGCGACTGAGCCATCGAATTTATATAAATTATCCATAAGATTTGGTGGAATCATGTGTACTCTTGCTGGTGTCGGCTTAGTAATTGCATTAAATTTGTAG
- a CDS encoding DEAD/DEAH box helicase — MMFKISKDTIYYLSTPMRFKKGMDYFRDKRIKSLSFNQDMLLFDATVLGTRPYNVQAQFAKSGNLTDYSCTCSDFEKTGKGCKHIAAVLFLIKEKDEQGFFNSSVQKKAAKDIFQFFSDKGSGVKLPINVEYNLEIISRRFSIPKKGPIASLSLRIGTDRFYVVRNVRQMLESLKTGTELIFGKGFTFDPAIYGFKDNDKPVISYLQEIWQNENLLHYFTGELSKYSTFIDKDIFLSEAALKRLLQLLHETPFNVINNNIKIQNVVIQNEDIPLEFTLTGNSSSIDLNIDTKLPLHQITSDSEYFLYGETIYRVSEAQRNYFKPFFTYMQQENINRITFIEKDKERFFSEVLPYVEKTGRVYIDENVQEMVQRVDFEPEIYLDKYEDIITADVKFKYGERIINPFSAFGDTATLGKILVRDMEKEGIIVDLLGESDFKVNGNRIYLDEEEKIFDFVNTIVPKLQEYTQIFYSDSFKAMTIKRLPSFSGFLRLNTLNNFLEFSFDMEGVDRDELSSIFQNVREKKKYFRLKSGAFLPLDSEGLLTMSEIIEQLELSGDDLDSELVQLPMYRAFFIDGMLKETEMKFFERNKAFKDLVHDIHEPSETEFQIPQALKGTLRNYQKLGFKWLKTLSTYGLGGILADDMGLGKTLQIITLLQYDKNVSGPATSIVIVPTSLIYNWCSEIDKFAPDLKITAVVGNKAEREELIKAAADSDLIVTSYALIRRDIDNYKDYMFRYCILDEAQHIKNPGSQAAKAVKQLVSQHRFALTGTPMENNLTELWSVFDFILPGYLRSHGKFVEKFESPISKGDSTALTSLSKQLKPFILRRLKQDVLKELPEKIEHIIQADLTEEQKKLYIAYLEQAKGDIFKEINQNGYERSQIKILSVLTRLRQLCCHPALFVDNYEGDSGKLLLLKEIVVDSLTSGHRILLFSQFTSMLAIIRQWLQEDGVDYLYLDGSTPAEERMKMVKNFNNGQGQIFLLSLKSGGTGLNLTGADTVIHYDPWWNPAVEDQATDRAYRIGQLKTVHVMKLVTHGTIEEKILRLKDRKKQLVDAVIQSGETLITKMTKEELTELFEL; from the coding sequence ATGATGTTTAAAATTTCTAAAGACACTATTTATTATTTATCTACACCCATGAGATTCAAAAAGGGCATGGACTATTTCAGGGATAAGCGTATCAAATCCTTGTCTTTTAATCAAGATATGCTGCTGTTTGACGCAACAGTTTTGGGAACTCGCCCGTACAATGTACAGGCGCAGTTTGCCAAGTCCGGTAATCTCACTGATTATTCATGCACCTGTTCAGATTTTGAAAAGACAGGAAAAGGCTGCAAACATATTGCTGCCGTTCTTTTTTTAATTAAAGAAAAGGACGAGCAGGGCTTTTTTAATTCTTCCGTTCAAAAGAAAGCCGCAAAAGATATTTTTCAGTTTTTTTCAGATAAAGGCTCAGGTGTAAAGCTTCCCATTAATGTTGAATATAATCTTGAAATTATCAGCAGAAGGTTCTCAATCCCCAAAAAAGGGCCTATTGCCTCATTGTCCCTTCGTATAGGTACTGACAGGTTTTATGTGGTCAGGAATGTACGGCAGATGCTGGAAAGCCTTAAAACAGGGACTGAGCTTATCTTCGGGAAAGGTTTTACCTTTGACCCTGCTATATACGGCTTTAAGGATAATGACAAGCCTGTTATTTCATATCTTCAGGAAATATGGCAGAACGAAAATTTATTGCACTATTTTACAGGAGAATTAAGTAAGTACAGCACTTTTATTGATAAAGACATTTTCCTCTCTGAAGCAGCCCTTAAAAGACTTCTTCAGCTTTTGCACGAAACCCCTTTTAATGTAATAAACAATAACATTAAAATCCAGAACGTTGTAATACAAAATGAGGATATTCCTTTAGAATTCACATTAACAGGAAACTCCTCATCCATAGATTTGAATATAGACACCAAATTACCTCTTCACCAGATAACCTCCGACTCTGAATATTTTTTATACGGTGAAACAATATACAGGGTATCGGAGGCACAACGCAACTACTTTAAACCCTTTTTTACCTATATGCAGCAGGAGAATATTAATCGTATAACCTTCATTGAAAAGGATAAGGAGCGTTTCTTCTCGGAGGTACTTCCTTATGTTGAAAAAACAGGTCGGGTATACATAGATGAAAATGTTCAGGAAATGGTACAGCGAGTGGACTTCGAGCCTGAAATTTATCTGGATAAATATGAAGATATAATAACTGCTGATGTCAAATTTAAATATGGTGAGCGTATAATCAATCCTTTCTCCGCCTTTGGAGATACCGCTACTCTGGGTAAAATTCTCGTACGGGACATGGAAAAAGAGGGTATCATTGTCGACTTACTGGGCGAAAGTGATTTTAAGGTTAACGGTAATAGAATATATCTGGACGAAGAAGAAAAGATATTTGATTTTGTAAATACAATTGTTCCAAAACTACAGGAGTATACACAAATATTCTATTCCGACAGCTTTAAAGCAATGACCATAAAAAGGCTCCCTTCATTCTCAGGGTTTTTAAGGCTGAATACACTGAACAACTTTCTTGAATTCAGCTTTGATATGGAAGGCGTAGACCGTGATGAGCTATCATCTATATTTCAAAACGTAAGAGAAAAAAAGAAATACTTCCGCTTGAAAAGCGGAGCGTTTCTGCCTCTTGATTCTGAGGGCCTCTTAACTATGTCTGAAATAATCGAGCAGCTTGAGCTGTCAGGGGATGATTTGGACAGTGAACTGGTTCAGCTTCCTATGTACAGGGCCTTCTTTATAGATGGAATGCTTAAAGAAACGGAAATGAAGTTCTTTGAGCGCAACAAGGCCTTTAAAGACTTAGTTCATGATATTCACGAACCTTCTGAGACCGAATTTCAAATTCCCCAGGCCCTGAAAGGTACCCTAAGGAATTATCAAAAGCTTGGCTTTAAATGGCTTAAAACTTTGTCAACCTATGGTCTTGGAGGAATTCTTGCTGATGATATGGGTTTGGGAAAAACCTTGCAGATTATTACTCTGCTGCAGTATGATAAAAACGTTTCAGGCCCCGCAACGTCCATAGTAATTGTTCCTACATCCCTTATTTACAACTGGTGTTCTGAAATTGACAAATTTGCACCGGACTTGAAAATAACTGCTGTTGTAGGAAACAAAGCAGAACGCGAGGAACTAATAAAAGCCGCCGCGGACTCAGACTTAATAGTCACATCCTATGCCCTCATCAGACGTGATATTGACAACTATAAAGATTATATGTTCAGATATTGTATACTGGACGAAGCTCAACATATTAAAAATCCCGGGTCTCAGGCTGCTAAAGCCGTAAAGCAGCTCGTATCCCAACACAGGTTCGCACTTACCGGAACCCCTATGGAAAATAACCTTACCGAGCTGTGGTCGGTTTTTGATTTTATTTTGCCGGGATATTTACGTTCTCACGGAAAATTTGTTGAAAAGTTTGAATCACCTATTTCAAAAGGAGACAGTACAGCTCTGACCTCCCTGAGCAAACAATTAAAACCTTTTATACTCAGAAGGCTCAAACAAGATGTTCTCAAGGAGCTACCGGAAAAAATTGAGCATATTATTCAGGCAGACCTTACAGAAGAACAGAAAAAGCTATATATTGCTTATCTTGAGCAAGCTAAAGGAGATATTTTCAAGGAAATAAACCAAAATGGCTACGAGCGCAGTCAAATAAAGATTTTGTCAGTTCTTACACGATTAAGACAGCTATGCTGCCACCCTGCCCTGTTTGTAGACAACTATGAAGGTGATAGCGGTAAGCTGCTGCTGCTAAAAGAAATAGTAGTGGACTCTCTAACCTCCGGCCATAGAATACTTCTGTTCTCGCAGTTTACATCAATGCTGGCGATTATACGGCAGTGGTTGCAGGAGGATGGAGTAGACTATTTGTACCTTGACGGGTCGACTCCTGCTGAGGAAAGAATGAAGATGGTTAAAAACTTTAATAACGGGCAGGGTCAGATTTTCCTTCTGTCTCTCAAATCGGGAGGAACGGGCTTGAATCTGACGGGTGCGGATACGGTTATCCATTATGACCCTTGGTGGAATCCGGCTGTAGAAGATCAGGCAACAGACCGTGCCTACCGGATAGGACAGCTAAAAACCGTTCATGTAATGAAGCTGGTTACACACGGCACCATAGAAGAAAAAATATTGCGTCTGAAAGATAGGAAAAAGCAGTTGGTGGATGCAGTTATCCAATCGGGAGAAACCCTTATAACCAAAATGACTAAAGAAGAATTGACGGAACTTTTTGAGTTATAA
- the pepF gene encoding oligoendopeptidase F — MASGKTLPKRKDIEDRFKWKLEDIYKDTDSWEKDFKAVKDLAAQMGNFQGKLGNSADTLLDCFKKSDELLSLNDKVFVYARMKRDEDNGNSTYQALTDRASTLGTEVYTAISFIIPEMLAIPEDKLLSFINSNKELSLYMFMVQENLRQKEHILSEKEEQILALSTEISDTAGDIFTMYNNADIKFPHIRDEKGEDVEVTKGRYSTMLESRDRRVRKDAFEAVYGTYDKMKNTLGASLTGNVKKNRFYSVVRKYPSSLEASLDNDNVSVEVYDNLIETVNKNLHLLDRYLKLRKKVLKLDELHMYDLYVPMVEEYDKKVTYEEGKKLVEEGLKPLGEEYIGYLKNGFDSGWVDIYENQGKTSGAYSWGAFKTHPYVLLNYQDNINDVYTLAHEMGHALHSYYTNMTQPYVYSQYKIFVAEVASTVNESLLMRYMLSKSESKQEKAYLLNHYLEEFRGTVFRQTMFAEFEKLIHQKTEQGEALNAQELCDIYYSLNKKYFGEAVNVDKEIAMEWSRIPHFYSSFYVYKYATGFSAATAIAEKIYKEGKPAVDKYLEFLKGGGSNYPIELLKIAGVDLSSPQPIQDALNVFEKTLEELEQLLV, encoded by the coding sequence ATGGCTTCAGGAAAGACACTGCCAAAGAGAAAAGATATTGAGGACAGGTTCAAATGGAAACTTGAGGATATATATAAGGATACAGATTCATGGGAAAAAGACTTTAAGGCAGTAAAGGATTTAGCGGCACAAATGGGAAACTTCCAGGGGAAGCTTGGGAATAGTGCAGATACACTTCTTGACTGCTTTAAGAAAAGCGATGAGCTGCTGTCCCTGAATGACAAGGTATTTGTTTATGCAAGAATGAAAAGAGATGAGGACAACGGAAATTCAACCTATCAGGCATTGACGGACAGAGCTTCTACCCTTGGTACAGAGGTTTATACCGCAATTTCATTTATAATCCCTGAGATGCTGGCAATACCCGAAGACAAGCTCCTGTCTTTTATTAATTCAAACAAAGAGCTTTCCTTGTACATGTTTATGGTACAGGAAAACTTGAGACAAAAGGAGCATATTTTATCTGAAAAGGAAGAACAGATACTTGCTCTCTCAACTGAAATATCTGATACAGCAGGTGATATTTTCACCATGTACAACAATGCAGATATAAAATTTCCTCATATTCGGGATGAAAAAGGTGAGGATGTAGAAGTTACAAAGGGCAGATATTCAACAATGCTGGAGAGCAGGGACAGGAGAGTAAGAAAAGATGCCTTTGAAGCTGTGTACGGTACTTATGACAAAATGAAAAATACCTTGGGTGCCTCACTTACGGGAAATGTAAAGAAAAACAGGTTTTACTCCGTTGTAAGAAAGTATCCATCTTCATTAGAAGCATCACTTGATAACGACAATGTATCTGTAGAGGTGTATGATAATCTAATTGAAACAGTAAATAAAAATCTGCATCTGCTGGATAGGTATTTAAAGCTGAGAAAGAAAGTATTGAAGCTGGATGAACTTCATATGTATGACTTGTATGTTCCCATGGTTGAAGAATATGACAAGAAAGTTACCTATGAGGAAGGTAAGAAGCTGGTAGAAGAGGGATTAAAGCCATTGGGTGAGGAATATATCGGATATCTTAAAAATGGTTTTGATTCAGGCTGGGTTGATATTTATGAAAATCAGGGCAAAACCAGCGGAGCATATTCCTGGGGAGCTTTCAAAACCCACCCCTATGTGCTGCTTAATTATCAGGATAATATAAATGATGTGTATACTCTGGCACATGAAATGGGTCATGCGCTCCATTCTTACTATACAAATATGACTCAGCCTTATGTATACTCACAGTATAAGATATTTGTTGCAGAGGTTGCATCAACGGTAAATGAATCATTGCTAATGAGGTATATGTTATCGAAATCTGAAAGCAAGCAAGAGAAGGCATATTTACTGAATCATTATCTTGAAGAGTTCAGGGGAACAGTATTCAGACAGACAATGTTTGCAGAATTTGAAAAGCTTATACACCAAAAGACAGAACAGGGAGAGGCACTGAACGCACAGGAGCTTTGTGATATTTACTATAGCCTGAACAAAAAGTATTTTGGTGAAGCAGTTAATGTTGACAAAGAAATTGCAATGGAGTGGTCAAGAATTCCTCACTTCTACAGCAGTTTTTATGTATACAAGTATGCTACAGGCTTTTCAGCCGCTACTGCTATTGCTGAAAAAATATACAAGGAAGGCAAGCCGGCAGTTGATAAATATTTAGAGTTCCTTAAAGGCGGAGGCTCAAACTATCCTATTGAGCTTTTGAAAATAGCAGGTGTGGACCTTTCATCACCACAACCTATTCAGGATGCATTAAACGTATTTGAAAAAACTCTGGAAGAATTGGAGCAACTTTTAGTATAA